Proteins encoded by one window of Culicoides brevitarsis isolate CSIRO-B50_1 chromosome 2, AGI_CSIRO_Cbre_v1, whole genome shotgun sequence:
- the LOC134832879 gene encoding intermembrane lipid transfer protein Vps13: protein MVFESIVADLINRFLGEYVENLDRKQLKIGLFGGDIVLNDLIIKHTVLNELDLPITVTYARLGKLILKIPYTEIYKAPVVAIVERLYLLAVPNNSIVYDAEKEKNQQIEARKNEILKIEKAKLDQEEKDKPKMEKGFAEKLVTQIINNIQIKINDVHIRYEDRYTINTPFAFGVTLSKLSVHTTNENWIEEIVQASVTKIFKVAQLEGLAVYLNHDAKLFQSEDISKYPALFKESIASKTDWPSDYNYIFGPISLLTKLQLNPKPEEDENPYTIPKIKLGIKMEKLRLGISREQYKYMTQLIEVMGRMVRGTPYRKYRPVGIPYRGHYRAWWKFAYECILEVEVRRRRKNWDWNHILEHRNSCKAYAEAYRTKLTSKKPSTDIVKQCEEFEQTLDLYNIIIIRQKIELEVEKLGKLEKEQPKKGWFSWWGGKDAETKESDSTDDIKKKFEAAMTSEEKAKLYDAIGYQENFTPTEDPEHFIGTDITFELDALEVVVRDEIFDTSLGDLFEEILFLQLKGVICNVQQRSAANALRCGVQMDEFRIEGVKQEGEKPLMVTSNMIDSPGVLLDIMFETNPIDKKCDQRIKISSKPIQIVYDAKTIVQLIKIFQTPKTTTINMLQDAAAEKLINIKERSATGLQYAISKHTRLELDIAFMPSYLIVPFGGAYKRQESVLVLSLGKLIVRTEPRQTNDTDIRSMHQAGAKQEDILAEIISRSYDRFTFEIQDVQAIVAKPEENWLISITNCVETKMHLLQPTSLKVMASLCVIDDDPRLPKSKVAGELSSINVCVTQDRVMELISILTSIPLPESDNVVPTQLSKDSNRFGSSISLLKYLDDRQKNVSTAIPDTVYEVDETEVTQFTDIEISFVLNEFNLTICNNESSSKSSSDIFVTPTGEFPTTPVNDVISQAALSFDYPAPFEKNKLLHCKVKQLEINLVQRTYDLKIDLKLGAIAVDQYRRSNDVETVLNIINTPKYDKNSDYLFILNYINCKRSSPEFTTKYGSVEQLLEINFSTLLVLLHQEGINELLEILSDIQTKVDNLLKTNNENKNRIAQTSDEPIPTAILNVTKGKLPAILEDESHSKRQSNIKSSPPVVDSIKFKVIAKLEDVAVELQNESRSLAILEFQNLQAGVSIKSSYTDIKLKLQDIIVTDRNPNAVHSKILSIVGDNALSCELVLFNLDETSSYNSDNMNITITMGCAKIVFLNLFVSSVLDFLDNFQAAQQKIKDASAYGLEAAKTNVVEAYSQATRMKLNIKIKAPLIIVPVDSKTVEAIAVDLGFLSITNKCTDIMTNHELSPAVIDIMKVELSDMKLSKVIVRAADDVGHSRFGGDELYYGIQSDSQILCPTSFTLILKRNLSASWYKEQAEIDISGRIDSIELNIASSDYVMVMSILSKNMAETASTKKPVAAATPSAPPKIEQQTSIKNKMPTDKSVDVPSDSTGSHSALSQDKVVVDTFLKFSFQLNSIKINLFTAPNEGLATFGLFYISVKGQKLVDSCLTTSIVLCDVHLDDTRSNRQNKITKFMHRRDHPNNSTNDPVRSMIDVTLNIKENDMFADVKIFSFNLILSIDFLMKISNFFQTETMDKANDIKSVANKNKQVQSAALATQKQENNSTMTLLLHIEQPDIILVERMDDVNCYALILNNEVSVKVRQVGDKQVIKGEIQNFCLYLSEFNPDVRSTAKNYIIDPCSITLNGSMPYEEQMNISILTSDIKVSVSPSTIELLSNIVHTMTTAENLVSETTEPLPDLKDIWKEETFENEDFWFTKIDEPEEGVAAEFALVHNSKSESCIVQVPSLVIIIETGVGVHTIPMLFVEANMEAKIKNWSSDISVDGTLRLGTSYYNNKMAVWEPLLEPIERELPSGETDYQLWELNFEMNVDNNQDKDDGDESSSTTKMKISSINTLELTVTNTSLEVLQNLSKAFSEAMKPTGIAKLEPEAPYVVVNDTGEIISLDLKKSGFVMYTMHRDVNCEDEETITIGPNTRTFLQPEVESNVLESFFLSKSKNQNNSQERFLYVNIGDMDKQICLPVYKADHRYFPLYRDSNQEPWAIVSEVKINLDSIHVTLRSIVQVHNHFTAPISIYCIENDQYQEIAEVLPNQRHNVPLSAVYLQKRELYFSMQGYKPSAQGISWKEGSSNFNLSKSLQCDPLNTYEPFFINAIRERQEVFHEVTTRHTMLSASYIIHLRPTLTLKNCLPIEIQVCVLGCSVAREIPLDSPSANQSEGQDYLDYGIKEVKPGEILHLPTIKTSSKPKDAQTYIVVKLTQYLEKDWSCTTEVPSEPVDFVVWTFNSYDSVEIVSLQLGVRCENKNSGMMLTLYCPFWFINKTGLLLNYRASDDSSNILYHPATLNQPILFSFKEKSFYGKKKATIRVANGDWCEKFSLDTAGSSGVISCKTNDVTYQIAVHNTLTHNSLTKQIVFMPYYVIINRAPFTIEVQEHQRPADPWIKVKTNDCAALWPKSENEKVLHAKIEDTRDQTQPFKYTDVQCTLLKLNNKYGGINVDVHVTEGAVYITFTNYHHGDAPALLINHSDKPITFWEKGNINKRSLNPKSKLLYTWHDPAGDRVLLWANGTKHMENDLRKDGIGKFKYENADEQLWWISFLDGTQRVLLFSKNDSIASGTQATNRFNQVTQEISVAIHGIGLSLVNSIAQKDVMYVGIASSGVIWEEKKKSRFKSMKIHESQILEAKYQEFLDDDVNGKAEYGFIPVEGKMEANFRTMKIKKSSERDIRRTFYPGLWVELKTSPFQMQLHAKINRIQIDNQLSDCIYPVVLAPVPPPRSVATSMELKPFIEMSVVQRIIPHSNVAQFKYLHVLMQEFHIKVDLIFINELFEIVSSESTEEEAKELFIKDLDVQNQPLLAHVTVQTQQEQKNFYDNLHLGPLKIHVSFSMAGSESSALPGILSTILQGVGVTLTDINDVVFRLAFFQREFQFLTQRQLISECVSHYTGQALKQVYVLVLGLDVIGNPYGLVLGFTKGFEDLFYEPFQGAIQGPGEFAEGLVVGIRSLFGHTVGGAAGAVSKITGAVGKGLAALTFDKDYQKSRRDALNKKPENLQEGIARSGKGLVMGVFDGVTGVFTKPISGAKHEGVEGFFKGLGKGAVGLVARPTAGFVDFASGSFDAVKRATDISGETLRLRPPRFLHSDNVLKPYSKKEAEGNKLLREVDKGKFAATDTFKNYEVIYDNKEAILLTDHRIIYTIKNDLFGGWQSEWSYQWNTFSSVIECDKGIELVLSQQKSKSKLKSMFGNSDVGKKIIFVSSLEKRTRLVAIINQLITNYLSQ, encoded by the exons ATGGTTTTTGAATCGATTGTCGCCGATTtgataaatcgatttttgggAGAGTATGTGGAGAATCTGGATAGAAAGCAGTTAAAAATCGGTCTTTTCGGAG GCGATATTGTATTGAACGATCTTATAATCAAACACACTGTTTTAAATGAATTGGACTTACCGATCACTGTAACATATGCTCGTttgggaaaattaattttgaagattcCATATACGGAAATTTACAAAGCTCCTGTTGTTGCGATTGTTGAGCGCTTATATCTTCTCGCGGTTCCCAACAACTCCATCGTGTACGATGCTGAAAAGGAGAAAAACCAACAGATTGAAGCGAGGAAAAATGAAATCCTCAAAATTGAAAAGGCAAAATTGGATCAGGAGGAAAAAGATAAACCAAAAATGGAAAAGGGGTTTGCAGAAAAATTAGTCACACAAATTATCAATAAcattcaaatcaaaatcaatGATGTTCATATTCGTTATGAAGACCGTTATACCATAAACACACCTTTTGCATTTGGTGTCACTCTTAGTAAGTTGAGTGTCCACACTACAAATGAAAACTGGATAGAAGAAATAGTACAAGCATCGGTAACAAAGATATTCAAG GTGGCACAACTTGAAGGTCTTGCTGTATATTTAAACCATGATGCAAAATTATTCCAATCAGAAGATATTTCAAAGTATCCTGCATTATTCAAGGAATCGATTGCTTCCAAAACGGATTGGCCTAGTGACTATAATTACA TTTTTGGACCAATTTCTTTACTTACCAAACTACAACTGAATCCGAAGCCAGAAGAAGACGAGAATCCTTATAcgattccaaaaattaaactggGAATAAAGATGGAGAAACTTCGCTTAGGAATAAGTCGTGAACAGTACAAATACATGACACAATTGATTGAAGTAATGGGTAGGATGGTTAGAGGAACACCATACAGAAAATATAGACCTGTTGGAATAC CATATCGAGGACATTATCGAGCTTGGTGGAAATTTGCTTACGAATGTATTCTTGAAGTGGAAGTTCGAAGACGGAGAAAAAATTGGGACTGGAATCACATATTAGAACATAGGAATTCCTGCAAAGCTTATGCCGAGGCGTACCGAACAaaattaacatccaaaaaaCCCAGTACCGATATTGTCAAACAATGTGAGGAGTTTGAACAAACACTCGATTTATACAACATCATAAtcattcgtcaaaaaattgaactggAAGTAGAAAAGTTAGGAAAACTAGAGAAGGAACAACCTAAAAAAGGTTGGTTTAGTTGGTGGGGTGGTAAAGATGCGGAAACAAAAGAAAGCGATTCAACAGATGACATAA AGAAAAAGTTTGAGGCTGCAATGACATCCGAAGAAAAAGCAAAACTCTATGATGCCATTGGCTATCAGGAGAACTTCACTCCAACTGAAGATCCTGAGCACTTCATAGGGACTGATATCACATTTGAACTGGATGCTTTAGAAGTCGTTGTTCGTGATGAAATCTTTGACACTAGTTTGGGCGACTTATTCGaagaaattctatttttacaaCTTAAAGGAGTCATTTGTAATGTACAACAAAGATCAGCAGCAAATGCATTGCG ATGTGGCGTACAAATGGACGAATTCCGTATCGAAGGTGTGAAGCAAGAGGGAGAAAAACCATTAATGGTAACGTCAAATATGATCGACTCGCCTGGAGTACTATTGGATATCATGTTTGAAACAAATCCAATTGATAAGAAATGTGACCAACGAATCAAGATATCGTCTAAACCAATTCAAATCGTCTATGATGCTAAAACAATTGTacaattgattaaaatattccaGACTCCTAAAACAACAACGATAAACATGCTCCAAGATGCGGcagctgaaaaattaataaacataaaagagCGATCAGCTACTGGATTACAATATGCTATATCTAAGCATACAAGGCTAGAATTGGATATCGCTTTCATGCCCAGTTATTTGATTGTTCCATTCGGAGGAGCATATAAACGACAAGAATCAGTATTGGTCCTCAGTCTGGGCAAACTGATTGTTCGAACAGAGCCTCGTCAAACAAATGATACAGATATTCGTTCAATGCATCAAGCTGGAGCGAAGCAGGAAGATATTTTAGCAGAAATAATTTCTAGAAGCTATGACCGATTCACTTTTGAAATACAAGATGTACAAGCAATCGTGGCAAAGCCAGAAGAAAATTGGCTCATATCCATTACAAATTGTGTCGAGACGAAAATGCATCTTTTGCAACCAACCTCTTTGAAAGTCATGGCGAGTCTTTGTGTAATCGACGACGATCCCCGTTTACCAAAATCTAAAGTTGCCGGTGAACTATCAAGCATCAATGTTTGTGTCACTCAAGACCGTGTTATGGAATTAATATCCATTCTCACAAGTATTCCCTTGCCCGAGTCAGACAATGTTGTCCCTACACAACTAAGTAAAGATTCCAATAGATTTGGATCGAGCATTTCGCTATTAAAGTACTTGGATGATAGACAAAAGAACGTTAGTACCGCAATACCTGACACAGTTTACGAGGTAGATGAAACTGAGGTTACACAATTCACCGATATAGAAATTTCATTTGTGTTAAACG AGTTTAATTTGACAATATGCAACAATGAATCTTCAAGTAAAAGTTCATCTGATATTTTTGTGACACCCACTGGAGAGTTCCCTACAACACCCGTGAATGATGTCATCTCTCAAGCAGCACTTTCATTCGATTACCCTGcaccttttgaaaaaaataagttattacATTGCAAAGTCAAGCAAttggaaattaatttagttcaaCGCACATATGATCTTAAAATAGACTTAAA ATTGGGAGCCATTGCTGTAGATCAATATCGCCGAAGTAATGATGTTGAAACAGTTCTTAACATCATTAATACCCCAAAATACGATAAGAACTCAGACTACctctttattttgaattacatCAAC TGCAAGAGATCATCTCCTGAATTTACCACAAAGTATGGTAGTGTTGAACAACtgcttgaaataaatttttcaactctttTGGTTTTATTACATCAAGAAGGAATAAATGAGCTGTTAGAG atCTTGAGTGATATTCAAACTAAAGTggataatttgttaaaaacaaacaatgaaaacaaaaacagaATTGCTCAGACAAGCGATGAACCTATTCCAACAGCAATACTGAATGTAACAAAAGGAAAGTTACCAGCTATTTTGGAGGACGAGTCACATTCGAAACgccaat cGAACATCAAGTCCAGCCCTCCAGTTGTTGACAGCATCAAGTTCAAAGTTATTGCGAAACTGGAGGATGTTGCTGTCGAGCTACAAAATGAGAGCAGGTCTCTCGCAATATtagaatttcaaaacttacaaGCAGGAGTCAGCATTAAATCATCCTATACTGATATAAAACTCAAATTGCAGGATATTATAGTCACTGATCGGAACCCAAATGCTGttcattcgaaaattttatcaattgtaGGAGACAATGCACTCTCGTGCGAAttggttttatttaatttagatgaAACTTCGTCGTATAATTCAGACAACATGAACATTACTATAACGATGGGATGCGCGAAAATAGTTTTCCTAAATCTATTTGTATCATCTGTTCTAGATTTCCTAGACAACTTCCAAGCAGCTCAGCAGAAAATTAAAGATGCTAGTGCATATGGGTTAGAAGCTGCCAAAACAAATGTCGTGGAGGCGTACTCCCAAGCTACCCGAATGAagttgaatataaaaattaaagcccCTCTAATAATCGTTCCAGTTGATTCAAAAACTGTGGAGGCGATTGCTGTAGATTTGGGTTTTTTAAGCATCACGAATAAGTGTACGGATATTATGACTAAT CATGAACTAAGTCCAGCCGTTATTGATATAATGAAAGTCGAATTGAGCGACATGAAATTGTCAAAAGTCATCGTAAGAGCAGCGGATGATGTTGGACATTCGAGATTTGGTGGAGACG aactGTACTATGGTATTCAATCAGACTCACAAATTCTCTGCCCTACTagctttactttaattttgaaaaggaATTTATCGGCCTCCTGGTACAAAGAGCAGGCAGAAATTGACATATCCGGTAGAATTGATTCCATTGAA CTAAATATTGCATCTAGTGACTATGTGATGGTAATGAGTATACTTTCTAAAAATATGGCAGAAACAGCTTCTACTAAAAAACCTGTTGCAGCTGCAACTCCTTCTGCTCCAC ctaaaattgaacaacaaactagcatcaaaaataaaatgcccACCGATAAGTCTGTAGATGTTCCCAGTGATTCAACTGGATCACATTCCGCTCTCTCGCAAGATAAGGTTGTCGTTGACACCTTCCTCAAATTCAGCTTCCAACTAAATAGCATCAAGATTAATCTCTTTACTGCTCCTAACGAGGGATTGGCAACATTTGGATTGTTTTACATTTCGGTGAAAGGTCAAAAGTTAGTCGATAGCTGTTTGACTACATCCATTGTTTTGTGCGACGTACACTTGGATGACACTCGGTCAAATcgtcaaaacaaaataacaaaatttatgcatCGCCGCGATCACCCAAACAATTCGACAAACGATCCAGTCCGATCAATGATCGATGTTACGttgaatataaaagaaaacgaCATGTTTGCGGATGTAAAAATCTTCAGTTTCAATCTGATATTGTCCATCgattttctcatgaaaatcAGTAACTTTTTCCAAACGGAAACGATGGACAAAGCAAACGATATCAAGAGCGTGgcaaacaaaaacaagcaaGTTCAATCTGCAGCTCTTGCAActcaaaaacaagaaaacaaCTCGACTATGACTCTATTGTTGCACATTGAGCAACCCGATATAATTTTGGTTGAACGGATGGATGATGTTAATTGTTATGCCCTTATTTTGAAT AATGAGGTGTCCGTTAAAGTTAGGCAAGTTGGAGATAAACAAGTTATCAAAGGAGAAATACAAAACTTCTGTCTATACTTAAGTGAATTTAATCCGGATGTTCGCAGTACTGCTAAAAACTATATTATTGACCCTTGTTCGATTACTTTAAATGGCTCAATGCCTTATGAAGAGCAAATgaatatttctattttaacaTCTGATATAAAAGTTTCCGTTTCACCTT CCACGATCGAATTATTAAGTAACATTGTTCATACAATGACAACTGCAGAAAATTTAGTATCTGAGACCACAGAACCGTTACCTGATTTGAAAGACATTTGGAAAGAAGAGACATTTGAAAATGAGGACTTTTGGTTTACAAAAATAGATGAGCCAGAAGAAGGAGTTGCAGCTGAATTCGCACTTGTTCATAACTCCAAATCAGAATCGTGCATAGTTCAAGTTCCGTCTCTCGTAATTATTATAGAAACCGGAGTGGGAGTTCACACCATTCCAATGCTTTTTGTTGAGGCAAATATGGAGGCCAAAATAAAGAATTGGTCGTCTGATATCTCCGTAGATGGTACTTTGAGACTCGGAACTTCATactataacaataaaatggcTGTATGGGAGCCGCTATTAGAACCGATTGAACGAGAATTACCAAGTGGCGAAACAGATTATCAACTCTGGGAATTAAATTTCGAGATGAACGTAGACAACAATCAAGATAAAGATGATGGGGATGAATCAAGCTCGaccacaaaaatgaaaatatcttCTATTAATACATTGGAATTGACCGTTACAAATACAAGTTTGGAggtgttacaaaatttaagcaaagcATTTTCTGAAGCAATGAAACCTACTGGAATCGCAAAATTAGAACCTGAAGCTCCGTATGTAGTGGTAAATGACACTGGCGAAATAATATCCTTAGATTTGAAGAAGAGTGGATTCGTAATGTATACCATGCATAGAGACGTTAATTGCGAAGACGAGGAAACAATAACTATTGGACCAAATACAAGAACATTCCTACAGCCAGAAGTGGAATCAAATGTTCTCGAATCATTTTTCTTATCGaaatctaaaaatcaaaacaattctCAGGAAAGATTTTTATATGTAAATATTGGAGATATGGATAAGCAAATTTGTTTACCTGTGTATAAAGCTGATCACAGATATTTTCCATTGTACCGCGACTCCAATCAGGAGCCATGGGCAATCGTATCAGAAGTAAAGATAAATTTGGATTCTATTCACGTAACATTAAGAAGTATTGTACAAGTACACAACCATTTCACAGCTCCAATTTCGATTTATTGCATTGAGAATGATCAATATCAAGAAATTGCTGAGGTTCTTCCCAACCAACGACACAATGTACCTCTATCAGCagtttatttgcaaaaaagggAATTGTATTTTTCTATGCAA GGTTATAAACCTTCAGCTCAAGGCATCAGTTGGAAAGAGGGTTCGAGTAATTTTAACTTATCTAAAAGTCTTCAATGCGATCCTCTAAATACTTACGAAcccttttttataaat GCAATACGAGAACGCCAAGAAGTTTTCCACGAAGTTACTACAAGACATACTATGTTAAGCGCCTCTTATATAATTCATTTGCGACCAACACTCACTTTGAAGAACTGTCTTCCTATAGAGATTCAAGTTTGTGTTTTAGGATGTAGCGTAGCCCGAGAAATACCTCTCGATTCTCCGTCGGCTAATCAAAGTGAAGGACAAGATTACTTAGACTATGGAATTAAGGAAGTAAAGCCCGGCGAAATTTTGCATCTACCAACAATTAAAACATCATCAAAGCCTAAAGATGCACAAACTTATATTGTTGTTAAA CTAACACAATATCTGGAAAAGGATTGGTCGTGTACAACTGAAGTGCCATCTGAGCCAGTTGACTTTGTGGTTTGGACCTTTAATTCTTATGACTCGGTTGAGATAGTGTCTCTTCAACTTGGTGTAAGATGTGAAAATAAGAATAGTGGCATGATGTTGACATTATATTGTCCTTTTTGGTTCATCAATAAAACTGGCCTTTTGCTGAATTATCGAGCGAGTGATGATTcctcaaatattttgtatcatCCTGCCACATTAAACCAGCCAATTCTATTTTcgttcaaagaaaaatcattttatgggAAGAAAAAGGCTACAATTCGAGTTGCAAATGGAGATTGGTGTGAAAAGTTTTCCCTAGATACGGCTGGCTCGAGTGGTGTAATTTCCTGTAAAACAAACGATGTAACTTATCAG atTGCTGTACACAACACCCTGACACATAACTCTCTGACAAAACAAATAGTCTTTATGCCGTATTACGTCATCATTAATAGAGCACCCTTTACAATTGAAGTACAAGAGCACCAAAGGCCAGCAGATCCATGGATTAAG GTCAAAACAAATGATTGTGCTGCATTATGGCCCAAGTCTGAAAACGAAAAAGTGCTTCATGCTAAAATAGAAGACACACGCGATCAAACACAACCTTTCAAGTATACTGACGTTCAGTGTACGTTACTCAAACTAAACAACAAATATGGTGGAATAAATGTTGATGTACATGTAACTGAAGGAGCAGTTTACATTACTTTTACTAATTACCATCATGGAGATGCTCCGGCTCTTCTTATAAATCATTCTGATAAACCAATAACATTTTGGGAGAAAGGAAACATTAACAAAAG gtCATTAAATCCTAAATCGAAGCTTCTGTATACCTGGCATGACCCAGCTGGCGATCGTGTTCTTTTGTGGGCAAATGGTACAAAGCACATGGAAAATGATTTGCGTAAAGATGGCATCGGCAAGTTCAAATATGAAAATGCCGACGAACAACTTTGGTGGATTTCCTTTTTAGATGGCACACAAagagttttattgttttccaaAAATGATAGTATAGCAAGCGGAACACAAGCAACCAACAGGTTCAATCAAGTTACACAAGAAATCAGTGTTGCTATTCATGGCATTGGACTCTCGTTAGTAAATAGCATCGCACAAAAAGACGTTATGTATGTGGGAATCGCTAGTTCCG gcGTAATTtgggaagaaaagaaaaaatctcgttTCAAGTCCATGAAAATACATGAGTCTCAAATTTTGGAAGCAAAATATCAGGAGTTTTTAGATGACGATGTCAATGGGAAAGCAGAATATGGCTTCATTCCAGTAGAAGGAAAAATGGAG gCCAATTTCCGTACTAtgaagattaaaaaatcatcagaaaGAGACATTCGTAGAACATTCTACCCTGGACTTTGGGTAGAATTAAAAACTTCTCCTTTCCAAATGCAACTACATGCAAag ATTAATCGAATACAAATTGACAATCAACTTTCGGACTGTATATATCCTGTTGTCCTTGCACCTGTACCTCCACCGAGAAGTGTCGCTACCTCCATGGAACTGAAACCTTTTATAGAAATGAGTGTAGTTCAAAGAATAATTCCCCACTCGAATGTCGcacaattcaaatatttacatgtTTTAATGCAAGAATTCCATATAAAGGtcgatttaattttcatcaatgaattatttgaaatcgTATCTTCAGAAAGTACGGAAGAGGAAGCG aaagaactttttattaaagatttgGATGTACAAAATCAACCGTTACTAGCTCATGTTACCGTACAAACACAACAAGAACAAAAGAACTTTTACGATAATTTACATTTGGGTCCTCTCAAAATACATGTTTCCTTCAGCATGGCTGGATCTGAAAGTTCTGCGCTTCCGGGCATACTTTCTACTATTTTGCAAGGTGTTGGTGTTACGTTGACCGACATTAACGATGTAGTTTTCCGTTTGGCCTTTTTCCAAAGAGAATTTCAATTTCTGACACAAAGACAATTGATTTCGGAATGTGTGTCGCATTACACAGGTCAGGCACTAAAACAAGTGTATGTGCTTGTGCTAGGATTGGATGTCATTGGAAATCCCTATGGATTGGTTCTTGGATTTACAAAAGGTTTTGAGGATCTATTTTATGAACCGTtccag GGAGCCATTCAAGGGCCAGGGGAATTTGCTGAAGGTCTTGTTGTGGGTATACGGTCGTTGTTTGGGCACACGGTTGGAGGAGCTGCTGGGGCAGTCTCGaa aattacAGGTGCTGTTGGCAAAGGATTGGCTGCGTTGACGTTTGACAAAGACTATCAAAAGAGTCGTCGAGATGCCCTTAACAAGAAACCTGAAAACCTTCAAGAAGGTATTGCTAGAAGTGGTAAAGGGCTCGTTATG GGTGTTTTTGATGGTGTCACTGGTGTCTTTACGAAACCAATAAGTGGAGCTAAACACGAAGGCGTAGAAGGGTTTTTCAAAGGACTAGGAAAAGGAGCAGTTGGGTTAGTAGCAAGACCAACAGCAGGTTTTGTCGATTTTGCAAGTGGAAGTTTTGATGCAGTCAAGAG AGCAACTGACATATCGGGAGAGACTTTGCGTTTAAGACCGCCAAGGTTTTTGCACTCTGATAACGTTCTTAAGCCATACAGCAAAAAAGAAGCTgaaggaaataaattattgcg cgAGGTTGATAAAGGAAAATTCGCTGCCACTGACACTTTTAAGAACTACGAGGTGATCTACGACAATAAAGAAGCAATTCTTTTAACAGATCATCGAATAATATATACTATTAAGAACGATCTTTTTGGTGGATGGCAG TCTGAATGGTCATACCAATGGAACACTTTTAGTTCTGTCATAGAATGTGACAAAGGCATCGAGTTAGTTTTGTCTCAACAAAAAAGCAAATCAAAACTCAAGTCAATGTTTGGCAATTCTGATGTGGgaaagaaaatcatttttgtcaGCAGTTTAGAGAAACGAACGAGGCTTGTAGCCATTATAAATCAATTGATTACGAACTATTTGAGTCAATAG
- the LOC134832885 gene encoding protein GDAP2 homolog yields METTIDFDTDSNGDSRYDQLLKQSSVEDLREISGVGFLYQSGFDRLNRPVIVLCGKWFKANKLNLDKVVLYIISLLDSIVKNDYVMVYFHTRTESANVPPLSWIKELYYTLTYKYKKNLKSFYIVHPTVWTKMMTWWFLTFMAPAIKHKVHNVEGLEYLYSAIAKDQLEIPAYIVEYDMTINGLHYAEVNSNSLNE; encoded by the exons atggaaaccACAATAGACTTTGATACAGATAGTAATGGAGATTCACG GTACGATCAACTTTTGAAACAGTCATCCGTGGAAGACTTGCGTGAAATTAGTGGCGTTGGTTTCTTATACCAAAGTGGTTTTGATCGTTTGAACAGACCTGTAATAGTTCTCTGCGGAAAATGGTTCAAGGCGAACAAATTGAACCTTGACAAGGTCGTGTTGTATATAATCAGCCTTTTGGACTCGATTGTGAAGAACGATTACGTTATGGTTTACTTCCATACCCGAACTGAATCAGCCAATGTCCCTCCGCTATCCTGGATAAAAGAATTATACTACACTCTAACATATAA atataaaaaaaatttgaaatctttTTATATAGTACATCCAACTGTTTGGACAAAg ATGATGACTTGGTGGTTTTTGACCTTCATGGCTCCTGCAATAAAGCATAAAGTACATAATGTCGAAGGGTTGGAATATCTATATAGCGCCATCGCCAAAGATCAGTTGGAGATTCCAGCTTATATTGTTGAGTACGATATGACGATCAATGGACTTCACTACGCTGAAGTCAATAGCAATAGCTTGAATGAATGA